A window from Pagrus major chromosome 4, Pma_NU_1.0 encodes these proteins:
- the wdr93 gene encoding WD repeat-containing protein 93 isoform X4: MIWENINERSICLTFEVSEGGDYGAASISCNGALWLEVYHFPLEAWLKELEMALAQKQHSNSSGDVDMKWSPVAMVIEIKPLQISAGAAADGPLEVVQTMDFLTHCLALDVDTSCSRRAFNTDVGETKETNESPRRCTHHFLLPCGPNPGERKAKSQPAGLPVAVCVWWSGSHNLLQYLLQKAPKNKPGRLFICPEMNQLYDHKHLFKNMLPVVKSSCLLFEADVEAMPDVLWPNAKKILCSAVSRCTHYIAVGLHDGLVCVWDRKSASPLSVVPVSVTDSPFSKMQFVDDWPVSADDSQTFTSAEVHLLVRCKGGAIHAVTTGRGTRSCTVQLTERPKHSGDLLTVTASVPFLQSLSLVVQRNGKMFLQDVVNKTTVCLLIPPTSHLVAAPCNPVYALNTKLRALLIKAGDQDPSCSSSSQGGSQSQLLIFHFGESDIIKQYIVTPPVSPQQQETWSCVTLEESCDLYLQQRALSVDERNKAIAQTWRQLQETAETQQSCSQLESSRK; the protein is encoded by the exons ATGATATGG GAAAACATCAACGAAAGGAGCATTTGCTTGACATTTGAAGTATCTGAAGGGGGAGATTATGGAGCTGCATCGATCAGCT GCAACGGTGCTCTTTGGCTCGAGGTCTATCACTTCCCCTTAGAAGCATGGCTGAAAGAGTTAGAGATGGCACTCGCACAGAAACAG CACTCAAACTCATCCGGAGATGTGGATATGAAATGGTCTCCAGTTGCCATGGTGATTGAAATCAAGCCACTTCAAATTTCAGCAG GCGCTGCTGCGGACGGTCCACTCGAGGTCGTGCAGACAATGGACTTTTTGACACACTGTTTGGCTCTGGACGTGGACACCAGCTGCAGTCGTCGGGCTTTTAATACAGACGTAGGAGAGACGaaggaaacaaatgaaagcCCGAG ACGTTGCACCCACCACTTTCTTCTGCCTTGTGGTCCAAATCCTGGTGAGCGCAAAGCAAAGTCTCAGCCAG CAGGATTGCCTGTTGCTGTCTGCGTGTGGTGGAGTGGCAGCCATAATCTTCTGCAGTATTTGCTGCAGAAAGCACCGAAGAACAAACCAGGTAGGTTATTTATTTGTCCAGAGATGAATCAGCTGTATGATCACAAGCACCTCTTTAAAAATATGCTGCCTGTTGTTAAGAGCTCATGTCTGCTTTTTGAAGCAGATGTGGAAGCAATGCCAGATGTGTTGTGGCCAAATGCAAAGAAaatcctctgctctgctgtcagtcgCTGCACACATTACATAGCTGTTGGGCTCCATGATGGTTTGGTGTGTGTCTGGGACAGAAAATCTG CGTCTCCATTGTCTGTTGTCCCAGTGTCAGTGACAGACAGTCCCTTTTCCAAGATGCAGTTTGTGGATGACTGGCCTGTGTCTGCTGATGATTCCCAGACGTTTACCTCAGCAGAAGTCCATCTGTTGGTGCGGTGTAAAGGTGGAGCAATTCACGCAGTCACCACAGGACGAGGGACACGATCCTGCACAGTGCAGCTCACTGAAAG GCCAAAACACAGCGGGGACCTCCTGACTGTCACTGCATCAGTGCCATTCCTGCAGAGCTTG TCGCTTGTGGTgcaaagaaatggaaaaatgttCCTCCAAGATGTCGTTAACAAAACCACTGTGTGCCTCTTGATTCCTCCCACATCTCATCTGGTTGCTGCTCCCTGCAATCCTGTTTATGCTCTGAACACCAAACTGCGAGCTCTCCTCATAAAAG CAGGTGACCAGGACCCCAGCTGCAGTTCATCTTCTCAAGGAGGAAGCCAAAGTCAGCTTCTCATCTTCCATTTTGGAGAGTCTGATATCATTAAGCAGTATATTGTTACACCGCCAGTCTCCCCGCAGCAACAAGAAACATGGAGCTGTGTCACTCTAGAGGAATCCTGTGATCTCTACCTTCAGCAAAG AGCGCTGTCTGTGGATGAAAGGAACAAAGCTATCGCACAGACCTGGAGGCAGCTACAGGAAactgcagagacacagcagagctgcagccagCTGGAGAGCAGCAGGAAATGA
- the wdr93 gene encoding WD repeat-containing protein 93 isoform X2 yields MYTRKGTPDSEMEAACKTETPTLEPSSATQLPEGTNCLACSEDGRYLSLGHCQGLSVWCASSLICAAEWLQDRVEITSIQMTRMAETAYLLGTVDDMGVARVFAYHCEDIHLLHVINIMENINERSICLTFEVSEGGDYGAASISCNGALWLEVYHFPLEAWLKELEMALAQKQHSNSSGDVDMKWSPVAMVIEIKPLQISAGAAADGPLEVVQTMDFLTHCLALDVDTSCSRRAFNTDVGETKETNESPRRCTHHFLLPCGPNPGERKAKSQPAGLPVAVCVWWSGSHNLLQYLLQKAPKNKPGRLFICPEMNQLYDHKHLFKNMLPVVKSSCLLFEADVEAMPDVLWPNAKKILCSAVSRCTHYIAVGLHDGLVCVWDRKSASPLSVVPVSVTDSPFSKMQFVDDWPVSADDSQTFTSAEVHLLVRCKGGAIHAVTTGRGTRSCTVQLTERPKHSGDLLTVTASVPFLQSLSLVVQRNGKMFLQDVVNKTTVCLLIPPTSHLVAAPCNPVYALNTKLRALLIKGDQDPSCSSSSQGGSQSQLLIFHFGESDIIKQYIVTPPVSPQQQETWSCVTLEESCDLYLQQRALSVDERNKAIAQTWRQLQETAETQQSCSQLESSRK; encoded by the exons ATGTACACCAGAAAAGGTACCCCAGACTCAGAAATGGAAGCAGCTTGCAAAACGGAAACACCCACATTGGAACCGTCCAGTGCGACACAG CTTCCAGAGGGCACCAACTGCCTGGCGTGCTCAGAGGACGGCAGGTACCTCAGTCTGGGTCACTGCCAGGGCTTGTCTGTGTGGTGTGCATCCTCTCTGATCTGTGCTGCAGAGTGGCTGCAGGACAGAGTCGAGATTACATCTATTCAAATGACCAGGATGGCTGAGACGGCCTATCTGCTCGGCACTGTTGATGATATGG GTGTTGCCAGAGTCTTTGCATATCACTGTGAAGACATTCACCTTCTCCATGTTATTAACATCATG GAAAACATCAACGAAAGGAGCATTTGCTTGACATTTGAAGTATCTGAAGGGGGAGATTATGGAGCTGCATCGATCAGCT GCAACGGTGCTCTTTGGCTCGAGGTCTATCACTTCCCCTTAGAAGCATGGCTGAAAGAGTTAGAGATGGCACTCGCACAGAAACAG CACTCAAACTCATCCGGAGATGTGGATATGAAATGGTCTCCAGTTGCCATGGTGATTGAAATCAAGCCACTTCAAATTTCAGCAG GCGCTGCTGCGGACGGTCCACTCGAGGTCGTGCAGACAATGGACTTTTTGACACACTGTTTGGCTCTGGACGTGGACACCAGCTGCAGTCGTCGGGCTTTTAATACAGACGTAGGAGAGACGaaggaaacaaatgaaagcCCGAG ACGTTGCACCCACCACTTTCTTCTGCCTTGTGGTCCAAATCCTGGTGAGCGCAAAGCAAAGTCTCAGCCAG CAGGATTGCCTGTTGCTGTCTGCGTGTGGTGGAGTGGCAGCCATAATCTTCTGCAGTATTTGCTGCAGAAAGCACCGAAGAACAAACCAGGTAGGTTATTTATTTGTCCAGAGATGAATCAGCTGTATGATCACAAGCACCTCTTTAAAAATATGCTGCCTGTTGTTAAGAGCTCATGTCTGCTTTTTGAAGCAGATGTGGAAGCAATGCCAGATGTGTTGTGGCCAAATGCAAAGAAaatcctctgctctgctgtcagtcgCTGCACACATTACATAGCTGTTGGGCTCCATGATGGTTTGGTGTGTGTCTGGGACAGAAAATCTG CGTCTCCATTGTCTGTTGTCCCAGTGTCAGTGACAGACAGTCCCTTTTCCAAGATGCAGTTTGTGGATGACTGGCCTGTGTCTGCTGATGATTCCCAGACGTTTACCTCAGCAGAAGTCCATCTGTTGGTGCGGTGTAAAGGTGGAGCAATTCACGCAGTCACCACAGGACGAGGGACACGATCCTGCACAGTGCAGCTCACTGAAAG GCCAAAACACAGCGGGGACCTCCTGACTGTCACTGCATCAGTGCCATTCCTGCAGAGCTTG TCGCTTGTGGTgcaaagaaatggaaaaatgttCCTCCAAGATGTCGTTAACAAAACCACTGTGTGCCTCTTGATTCCTCCCACATCTCATCTGGTTGCTGCTCCCTGCAATCCTGTTTATGCTCTGAACACCAAACTGCGAGCTCTCCTCATAAAAG GTGACCAGGACCCCAGCTGCAGTTCATCTTCTCAAGGAGGAAGCCAAAGTCAGCTTCTCATCTTCCATTTTGGAGAGTCTGATATCATTAAGCAGTATATTGTTACACCGCCAGTCTCCCCGCAGCAACAAGAAACATGGAGCTGTGTCACTCTAGAGGAATCCTGTGATCTCTACCTTCAGCAAAG AGCGCTGTCTGTGGATGAAAGGAACAAAGCTATCGCACAGACCTGGAGGCAGCTACAGGAAactgcagagacacagcagagctgcagccagCTGGAGAGCAGCAGGAAATGA
- the wdr93 gene encoding WD repeat-containing protein 93 isoform X3 codes for MYTRKGTPDSEMEAACKTETPTLEPSSATQLPEGTNCLACSEDGRYLSLGHCQGLSVWCASSLICAAEWLQDRVEITSIQMTRMAETAYLLGTVDDMGVARVFAYHCEDIHLLHVINIMENINERSICLTFEVSEGGDYGAASISCNGALWLEVYHFPLEAWLKELEMALAQKQHSNSSGDVDMKWSPVAMVIEIKPLQISAGAAADGPLEVVQTMDFLTHCLALDVDTSCSRRAFNTDVGETKETNESPRRCTHHFLLPCGPNPGERKAKSQPGLPVAVCVWWSGSHNLLQYLLQKAPKNKPGRLFICPEMNQLYDHKHLFKNMLPVVKSSCLLFEADVEAMPDVLWPNAKKILCSAVSRCTHYIAVGLHDGLVCVWDRKSASPLSVVPVSVTDSPFSKMQFVDDWPVSADDSQTFTSAEVHLLVRCKGGAIHAVTTGRGTRSCTVQLTERPKHSGDLLTVTASVPFLQSLSLVVQRNGKMFLQDVVNKTTVCLLIPPTSHLVAAPCNPVYALNTKLRALLIKAGDQDPSCSSSSQGGSQSQLLIFHFGESDIIKQYIVTPPVSPQQQETWSCVTLEESCDLYLQQRALSVDERNKAIAQTWRQLQETAETQQSCSQLESSRK; via the exons ATGTACACCAGAAAAGGTACCCCAGACTCAGAAATGGAAGCAGCTTGCAAAACGGAAACACCCACATTGGAACCGTCCAGTGCGACACAG CTTCCAGAGGGCACCAACTGCCTGGCGTGCTCAGAGGACGGCAGGTACCTCAGTCTGGGTCACTGCCAGGGCTTGTCTGTGTGGTGTGCATCCTCTCTGATCTGTGCTGCAGAGTGGCTGCAGGACAGAGTCGAGATTACATCTATTCAAATGACCAGGATGGCTGAGACGGCCTATCTGCTCGGCACTGTTGATGATATGG GTGTTGCCAGAGTCTTTGCATATCACTGTGAAGACATTCACCTTCTCCATGTTATTAACATCATG GAAAACATCAACGAAAGGAGCATTTGCTTGACATTTGAAGTATCTGAAGGGGGAGATTATGGAGCTGCATCGATCAGCT GCAACGGTGCTCTTTGGCTCGAGGTCTATCACTTCCCCTTAGAAGCATGGCTGAAAGAGTTAGAGATGGCACTCGCACAGAAACAG CACTCAAACTCATCCGGAGATGTGGATATGAAATGGTCTCCAGTTGCCATGGTGATTGAAATCAAGCCACTTCAAATTTCAGCAG GCGCTGCTGCGGACGGTCCACTCGAGGTCGTGCAGACAATGGACTTTTTGACACACTGTTTGGCTCTGGACGTGGACACCAGCTGCAGTCGTCGGGCTTTTAATACAGACGTAGGAGAGACGaaggaaacaaatgaaagcCCGAG ACGTTGCACCCACCACTTTCTTCTGCCTTGTGGTCCAAATCCTGGTGAGCGCAAAGCAAAGTCTCAGCCAG GATTGCCTGTTGCTGTCTGCGTGTGGTGGAGTGGCAGCCATAATCTTCTGCAGTATTTGCTGCAGAAAGCACCGAAGAACAAACCAGGTAGGTTATTTATTTGTCCAGAGATGAATCAGCTGTATGATCACAAGCACCTCTTTAAAAATATGCTGCCTGTTGTTAAGAGCTCATGTCTGCTTTTTGAAGCAGATGTGGAAGCAATGCCAGATGTGTTGTGGCCAAATGCAAAGAAaatcctctgctctgctgtcagtcgCTGCACACATTACATAGCTGTTGGGCTCCATGATGGTTTGGTGTGTGTCTGGGACAGAAAATCTG CGTCTCCATTGTCTGTTGTCCCAGTGTCAGTGACAGACAGTCCCTTTTCCAAGATGCAGTTTGTGGATGACTGGCCTGTGTCTGCTGATGATTCCCAGACGTTTACCTCAGCAGAAGTCCATCTGTTGGTGCGGTGTAAAGGTGGAGCAATTCACGCAGTCACCACAGGACGAGGGACACGATCCTGCACAGTGCAGCTCACTGAAAG GCCAAAACACAGCGGGGACCTCCTGACTGTCACTGCATCAGTGCCATTCCTGCAGAGCTTG TCGCTTGTGGTgcaaagaaatggaaaaatgttCCTCCAAGATGTCGTTAACAAAACCACTGTGTGCCTCTTGATTCCTCCCACATCTCATCTGGTTGCTGCTCCCTGCAATCCTGTTTATGCTCTGAACACCAAACTGCGAGCTCTCCTCATAAAAG CAGGTGACCAGGACCCCAGCTGCAGTTCATCTTCTCAAGGAGGAAGCCAAAGTCAGCTTCTCATCTTCCATTTTGGAGAGTCTGATATCATTAAGCAGTATATTGTTACACCGCCAGTCTCCCCGCAGCAACAAGAAACATGGAGCTGTGTCACTCTAGAGGAATCCTGTGATCTCTACCTTCAGCAAAG AGCGCTGTCTGTGGATGAAAGGAACAAAGCTATCGCACAGACCTGGAGGCAGCTACAGGAAactgcagagacacagcagagctgcagccagCTGGAGAGCAGCAGGAAATGA
- the LOC140994721 gene encoding putative gonadotropin-releasing hormone II receptor: MNTTLCDSAAAMYHLTTDHQLNASCNDSTPPSNWTVGGGALQLPTFTTAAKVRVVITCILCGVSAFCNLAVLWAAHSDGKRKSHVRVLIINLTVADLLVTFIVMPVDAVWNITVQWLAGDFACRLLMFLKLQAMYSCAFVTVVISLDRQSAILNPLAINKARKRNRVMLTVAWGMSVLLSVPQIFLFHNVTIIQPEDFTQCTTRGSFVSHWHETAYNMFTFSCLFLLPLVIMITCYTRIFCEISKRLRKDNLPSNEVHLRRSKNNIPRARMRTLKMSIVIVSSFIICWTPYYLLGLWYWFFPDDLEGKVSHSLTHILFIFGLVNACLDPVIYGLFTIHFRTGLRRYYRNATAASDLDNNTVMTGSFTCAANSLQLKREVSPVSQERFMLCSDSHSREESTPSRSSFLTVDNDAERDPHQFSSDSII; this comes from the exons ATGAACACCACTCTGTGTGACTCTGCAGCGGCCATGTATCACCTGACGACAGACCACCAGCTGAACGCCAGCTGCAACGACTCCACTCCCCCGTCCAACTGGACGGTGGGGGGTGGCGCCCTGCAGCTGCCCACGTTCACCACAGCAGCCAAAGTCAGAGTGGTCATCACCTGCATTCTCTGCGGTGTATCGGCCTTCTGCAACCTGGCCGTGCTGTGGGCGGCACACAGCGATGGGAAGCGTAAATCCCACGTCAGGGTGCTGATTATCAACCTGACCGTGGCGGATCTGCTGGTGACCTTCATTGTGATGCCTGTGGACGCAGTATGGAACATCACAGTCCAGTGGCTCGCCGGGGACTTTGCCTGTAGGCTGCTGATGTTTCTTAAGCTGCAGGCGATGTACTCCTGCGCCTTCGTCACCGTGGTAATCAGTCTGGATAGGCAGTCGGCCATCCTCAACCCTCTGGCTATCAATAAGGCCAGGAAGAGGAACAGAGTCATGCTTACTGTGGCGTGGGGCATGAGTGTGCTCCTGTCAGTCCCTCAG ATATTCCTTTTTCACAACGTGACCATCATCCAGCCAGAGGACTTCACTCAGTGCACCACGCGTGGAAGTTTCGTCAGTCACTGGCACGAAACGGCCTACAACATGTTCACCTTCTCCTGCCTGTTCCTGCTGCCGCTGGTCATCATGATCACCTGCTACACCAGGATCTTCTGTGAGATCTCCAAACGACTGAGAAAGGACAACT TGCCCTCCAATGAAGTGCATTTGCGGCGTTCGAAGAACAACATCCCCAGAGCCCGGATGAGAACTCTGAAAATGAGTATAGTGATCGTCTCGTCTTTCATTATCTGCTGGACTCCGTACTACCTGCTGGGCCTGTGGTACTGGTTCTTTCCTGACGACCTGGAGGGGAAGGTCTCCCACTCACTGACCCACATCCTGTTCATCTTTGGGCTCGTCAACGCCTGCCTGGATCCGGTCATCTACGGCCTGTTCACCATTCACTTCCGGACGGGGCTCCGGAGGTATTACCGCAATGCCACCGCGGCGTCTGACCTCGATAACAACACGGTTATGACCGGATCTTTCACGTGTGCTGCCAACTCTCTGCAGCTTAAAAGAGAGGTGAGCCCGGTCAGCCAGGAGAGGTTCATGTTGTGCAGTGACAGCCACAGCAGAGAAGAGTCCACTCCATCAAGAAGCAGCTTTTTAACAGTGGACAACGACGCAGAGAGAGATCCTCACCAGTTCAGCTCTGACAGCATCATATGA
- the wdr93 gene encoding WD repeat-containing protein 93 isoform X1 — translation MYTRKGTPDSEMEAACKTETPTLEPSSATQLPEGTNCLACSEDGRYLSLGHCQGLSVWCASSLICAAEWLQDRVEITSIQMTRMAETAYLLGTVDDMGVARVFAYHCEDIHLLHVINIMENINERSICLTFEVSEGGDYGAASISCNGALWLEVYHFPLEAWLKELEMALAQKQHSNSSGDVDMKWSPVAMVIEIKPLQISAGAAADGPLEVVQTMDFLTHCLALDVDTSCSRRAFNTDVGETKETNESPRRCTHHFLLPCGPNPGERKAKSQPAGLPVAVCVWWSGSHNLLQYLLQKAPKNKPGRLFICPEMNQLYDHKHLFKNMLPVVKSSCLLFEADVEAMPDVLWPNAKKILCSAVSRCTHYIAVGLHDGLVCVWDRKSASPLSVVPVSVTDSPFSKMQFVDDWPVSADDSQTFTSAEVHLLVRCKGGAIHAVTTGRGTRSCTVQLTERPKHSGDLLTVTASVPFLQSLSLVVQRNGKMFLQDVVNKTTVCLLIPPTSHLVAAPCNPVYALNTKLRALLIKAGDQDPSCSSSSQGGSQSQLLIFHFGESDIIKQYIVTPPVSPQQQETWSCVTLEESCDLYLQQRALSVDERNKAIAQTWRQLQETAETQQSCSQLESSRK, via the exons ATGTACACCAGAAAAGGTACCCCAGACTCAGAAATGGAAGCAGCTTGCAAAACGGAAACACCCACATTGGAACCGTCCAGTGCGACACAG CTTCCAGAGGGCACCAACTGCCTGGCGTGCTCAGAGGACGGCAGGTACCTCAGTCTGGGTCACTGCCAGGGCTTGTCTGTGTGGTGTGCATCCTCTCTGATCTGTGCTGCAGAGTGGCTGCAGGACAGAGTCGAGATTACATCTATTCAAATGACCAGGATGGCTGAGACGGCCTATCTGCTCGGCACTGTTGATGATATGG GTGTTGCCAGAGTCTTTGCATATCACTGTGAAGACATTCACCTTCTCCATGTTATTAACATCATG GAAAACATCAACGAAAGGAGCATTTGCTTGACATTTGAAGTATCTGAAGGGGGAGATTATGGAGCTGCATCGATCAGCT GCAACGGTGCTCTTTGGCTCGAGGTCTATCACTTCCCCTTAGAAGCATGGCTGAAAGAGTTAGAGATGGCACTCGCACAGAAACAG CACTCAAACTCATCCGGAGATGTGGATATGAAATGGTCTCCAGTTGCCATGGTGATTGAAATCAAGCCACTTCAAATTTCAGCAG GCGCTGCTGCGGACGGTCCACTCGAGGTCGTGCAGACAATGGACTTTTTGACACACTGTTTGGCTCTGGACGTGGACACCAGCTGCAGTCGTCGGGCTTTTAATACAGACGTAGGAGAGACGaaggaaacaaatgaaagcCCGAG ACGTTGCACCCACCACTTTCTTCTGCCTTGTGGTCCAAATCCTGGTGAGCGCAAAGCAAAGTCTCAGCCAG CAGGATTGCCTGTTGCTGTCTGCGTGTGGTGGAGTGGCAGCCATAATCTTCTGCAGTATTTGCTGCAGAAAGCACCGAAGAACAAACCAGGTAGGTTATTTATTTGTCCAGAGATGAATCAGCTGTATGATCACAAGCACCTCTTTAAAAATATGCTGCCTGTTGTTAAGAGCTCATGTCTGCTTTTTGAAGCAGATGTGGAAGCAATGCCAGATGTGTTGTGGCCAAATGCAAAGAAaatcctctgctctgctgtcagtcgCTGCACACATTACATAGCTGTTGGGCTCCATGATGGTTTGGTGTGTGTCTGGGACAGAAAATCTG CGTCTCCATTGTCTGTTGTCCCAGTGTCAGTGACAGACAGTCCCTTTTCCAAGATGCAGTTTGTGGATGACTGGCCTGTGTCTGCTGATGATTCCCAGACGTTTACCTCAGCAGAAGTCCATCTGTTGGTGCGGTGTAAAGGTGGAGCAATTCACGCAGTCACCACAGGACGAGGGACACGATCCTGCACAGTGCAGCTCACTGAAAG GCCAAAACACAGCGGGGACCTCCTGACTGTCACTGCATCAGTGCCATTCCTGCAGAGCTTG TCGCTTGTGGTgcaaagaaatggaaaaatgttCCTCCAAGATGTCGTTAACAAAACCACTGTGTGCCTCTTGATTCCTCCCACATCTCATCTGGTTGCTGCTCCCTGCAATCCTGTTTATGCTCTGAACACCAAACTGCGAGCTCTCCTCATAAAAG CAGGTGACCAGGACCCCAGCTGCAGTTCATCTTCTCAAGGAGGAAGCCAAAGTCAGCTTCTCATCTTCCATTTTGGAGAGTCTGATATCATTAAGCAGTATATTGTTACACCGCCAGTCTCCCCGCAGCAACAAGAAACATGGAGCTGTGTCACTCTAGAGGAATCCTGTGATCTCTACCTTCAGCAAAG AGCGCTGTCTGTGGATGAAAGGAACAAAGCTATCGCACAGACCTGGAGGCAGCTACAGGAAactgcagagacacagcagagctgcagccagCTGGAGAGCAGCAGGAAATGA